Proteins found in one Drosophila innubila isolate TH190305 chromosome X, UK_Dinn_1.0, whole genome shotgun sequence genomic segment:
- the LOC117788369 gene encoding transmembrane GTPase Marf — MAAYLNRTISLVTGQTGPNDNDKNSTATDTVDDSRHNLSLQTSASSTSANFNTMSDNRMYQSNDKSPLQIFVRAKKKINDIYGEIEEYVLETTTFINALHADAEIVDKAERELFESYVFKVAAIREVLQRDHMKVAFFGRTSNGKSSVINAMLREKILPSGIGHTTNCFCQVEGSDGGEAYLMKEGSDEKLNVVNIKQLANALCQEKLCESSLVRIFWPRERCSLLRDDVVFVDSPGVDVSANLDDWIDNHCLNADVFVLVLNAESTMTRAEKQFFHTVSQKLSKPNIFILNNRWDASANEPEFQESVKSQHTERCIDFLTKELKVSNEKEAAERVFFVSARETLQARIEESKGNPPHLGAIAEGFQIRYFEFQDFERKFEECISQSAVKTKFQQHSSRGKSVSGDMRSMLDNIYERITIFRNLKQDQKNLLTERIQGTETQMMQVTREMKMKIHNMVEEVEEKVSKALNEEIWRLGVLIDEFNMPFHPERLVLNIYKKELNAHVESGLGSNLRARLSMALAMNVEAAQTEMTDRMHALVPNEQLLINSSKMVVRTQPFEMLYSLNCQNLCADFQEDLEFKFSWGIAAMIQRFTGKVRERSKKQTPALVNRQSSIGHTVVTPVSTPVETTPVCLLPTPGVGGITPEQLSIISRFAMSSIGSQGTVGGLVVAGVMLKTIGWRVLVGIGALYGCIYLYERLSWTNSAKERTFKGQYGRHATKKLKMIVDLTSANCSHQVQQELSSTFARLCRTVDTATTDMNEELKTLEAQLNVLEANQKQLKLLRNKANYIQNELDIFEHNYIAPQ, encoded by the exons ATGGCGGCCTACCTGAATCGCACCATTTCACTGGTGACTGGCCAAACGGGCCCcaacgataacgataaaaACTCTACGGCCACGGACACTGTTGACGATTCCCGTCACAATCTATCGCTGCAAACGTCCGCATCATCGACATCGGCCAACTTCAATACCATGTCTGACAATCGCATGTATCAATCAAATGATAAATCACCGCTTCAGATATTTGTGCGAGCCAAAAAGAAGATTAACGATATTTATGGTGAAATCGAGGAATATGTTCTTGAAACAACAACCTTTATCAATG CTCTTCATGCGGATGCTGAAATTGTGGACAAGGCGGAGCGGGAACTGTTTGAGAGCTATGTGTTTAAGGTGGCCGCCATACGTGAGGTACTGCAGCGGGATCACATGAAGGTCGCCTTCTTTGGCCGCACCTCCAACGGCAAGAGTTCGGTCATCAATGCCATGCTCCGGGAGAAGATCTTGCCCAGCGGCATTGGTCATACCACCAACTGTTTCTGCCAGGTCGAAGGCAGCGATGGCGGCGAGGCGTATCTCATGAAAGAGGGCTCCGATGAGAAGCTCAACGTGGTG AATATCAAACAGCTGGCGAACGCTTTGTGCCAGGAGAAGCTCTGCGAGAGCAGTCTGGTTCGCATCTTTTGGCCACGGGAACGCTGCAGTCTATTGCGAGATGATGTTGTGTTTGTGGACTCGCCGGGCGTTGATGTCTCCGCTAATTTGGATGATTGGATTGACAATCATTGCCTCAATGCCGATGTCTTTGTGCTCGTCTTGAATGCCGAATCAACTATGACGCGTGCCGAGAAGCAATTCTTTCACACCGTCTCCCAGAAGCTATCGAAGCCCAATAtctttatattaaacaatCGCTGGGATGCATCGGCCAATGAGCCGGAGTTTCAGGAATCG GTTAAATCGCAGCATACGGAGCGTTGCATCGATTTCCTAACCAAGGAGCTGAAGGTCAGCAACGAGAAGGAGGCAGCGGAGCGTGTGTTCTTTGTGTCGGCTCGGGAGACGCTCCAGGCCCGCATTGAGGAGTCCAAGGGTAATCCACCACATTTGGGCGCCATTGCCGAGGGCTTTCAGATCCGCTACTTTGAGTTCCAGGACTTTGAGCGCAAATTCGAGGAGTGCATCTCACAGAGTGCCGTCAAGACGAAATTCCAGCAGCACAGCTCGAGGGGTAAAAGCGTGTCCGGTGATATGCGTTCCATGCTGGACAATATCTATGAGCGCATCACAATCTTTCGTAATCTGAAACAGGATCAAAAGAATTTGTTAACGGAACGCATTCAAGGCACAGAGACACAAATGATGCAAGTCACACGTGAAATGAAGATGAAAATCCATAATATGGTCGAGGAGGTGGAGGAGAAGGTGTCCAAGGCATTGAATGAGGAAATCTGGCGTCTTGGCGTTCTCATCGATGAGTTCAACATGCCCTTCCATCCGGAACGGCTTGTGCTCAACATTTACAAGAAGGAGCTCAATGCCCATGTGGAAAGCGGCTTGGGTAGCAATCTCCGGGCACGTCTATCCATGGCATTGGCCATGAACGTGGAGGCGGCACAAACCGAGATGACAGATCGCATGCATGCACTGGTGCCGAACGAGCAACTGCTGATAAATAGCTCAAAGATGGTGGTGCGCACTCAACCCTTTGAGATGCTGTACTCGCTGAACTGTCAGAATCTGTGTGCCGATTTTCAGGAGGATCTCGAGTTCAAGTTCAGTTGGGGCATTGCGGCAATGATACAGCGATTCACGGGCAAAGTGCGTGAACgaagcaaaaagcaaacaccCGCCTTGGTCAATCGTCAGAGCAGTATTGGG CACACTGTGGTTACACCTGTGAGCACACCCGTGGAGACGACACCCGTTTGTCTGCTGCCCACGCCGGGTGTGGGCGGCATTACGCCGGAACAGTTGTCGATTATATCAAGATTTGCCATGTCCTCGATTGGTTCACAGGGCACCGTTGGCGGTCTCGTTGTCGCTGGCGTC ATGCTGAAAACCATCGGCTGGCGTGTCCTGGTTGGCATCGGTGCTCTCTACGGCTGCATCTATCTCTATGAACGCCTGTCCTGGACTAACTCGGCCAAGGAGCGCACCTTCAAGGGACAATATGGGCGACATGCCACCAAGAAGCTCAAAATGATTGTGGATCTAACATCGGCCAATTGTAGCCACCAAGTGCAGCA AGAGTTGTCGAGCACATTTGCCCGTCTGTGCCGCACGGTTGACACCGCCACCACCGACATGAATGAGGAGCTGAAGACGCTCGAGGCGCAGCTCAATGTGCTGGAGGCGAATCAGAAGCAATTGAAGTTGCTGCGCAACAAGGCCAACTATATACAGAATGAGCTGGATATCTTTGAGCACAACTATATAGCGCCGCAGTAG
- the LOC117788380 gene encoding probable citrate synthase, mitochondrial: protein MSICRISARKIVEAQKVPAIGNYVRQLSSDGASLRDVLSAKIPQEQERVKKFRKEFGSTKMGETTIDMMYGGMRGIRALVTETSVLDADEGIRFRGLSIPECQKVLPAAKGGNEPLPEGLFWLLMTGEVPSQAQVQQLSNEWADRAALPQHVVNMLNNMPTTLHPMSQLAAAVTALNHDSKFAKAYSEGVHKSKYWEYVYEDSMDLIAKLPVVAATIYCNTYRGGKGSRAIDSSLDWSANFVKMLGYDSPEFTELMRLYLTIHSDHEGGNVSAHTVHLVGSALSDPYLSFAAGMNGLAGPLHGLANQEVLVWLRKLQREAGNNPSEEQLKEYIWKTLKSGQVVPGYGHAVLRKTDPRYTCQREFALKHLPDDELFQLVSKIYKVVPPILTETGKVKNPWPNVDAHSGVLLQYYGMKEMNYYTVLFGVSRALGVLASLVWDRALGLPIERPKSFSTDMLVQMTKKK from the exons aTGTCGATCTGTCGCATTTCTGCACGCAAAATTGTCGAAGCACAG aAAGTGCCGGCTATTGGAAACTATGTGCGTCAATTATCTTCTGATGGCGCCAGCCTGCGCGATGTGCTGTCCGCCAAGATACCGCAGGAGCAGGAGCGTGTGAAGAAGTTCCGTAAGGAATTCGGCTCAACGAAAATGGGGGAGACAACCATCGATATGATGTACGGTGGCATGCGCGGCATCAGGGCCCTGGTGACAGAGACATCTGTGCTGGACGCCGATGAGGGTATCCGTTTCCGTGGCCTATCCATTCCCGAATGCCAGAAGGTACTGCCAGCCGCCAAAGGTGGCAACGAACCGCTGCCCGAGGGTCTCTTCTGGCTGCTGATGACCGGCGAGGTGCCCAGCCAGGCTCAGGTACAGCAGTTGTCCAACGAATGGGCCGATCGTGCTGCACTGCCTCAGCATGTGGTGAATATGCTGAACAACATGCCCACCACTCTGCATCCAATGTCGCAACTGGCTGCCGCCGTGACAGCTCTCAATCATGACAGCAAATTCGCCAAGGCATACTCGGAGGGTGTGCACAAGTCCAAGTACTGGGAGTATGTGTACGAGGATAGCATGGATCTGATTGCCAAACTGCCAGTGGTGGCTGCCACCATCTATTGCAATACGTATCGCGGCGGCAAGGGATCCCGTGCCATTGACTCCAGTCTCGATTGGTCCGCCAACTTTGTGAAGATGCTCGGCTATGACAGTCCCGAGTTCACTGAGCTGATGCGTCTCTACCTGACCATTCACAGTGATCACGAGGGTGGCAATGTCTCTGCCCACACTGTGCATCTGGTTGGCTCCGCTCTCAGTGATCCCTATTTGTCGTTTGCTGCCGGCATGAACGGATTGGCTGGTCCATTGCACGGTCTGGCCAACCAGGAGGTGCTCGTCTGGCTGCGCAAGCTGCAGCGTGAGGCTGGCAACAATCCATCGGAGGAGCAACTGAAGGAGTACATCTGGAAGACGCTCAAGTCTGGACAG GTTGTGCCTGGTTATGGACACGCTGTGCTGCGTAAGACCGATCCTCGTTATACCTGCCAACGTGAGTTTGCCCTCAAGCATCTGCCCGATGATGAGCTGTTCCAGCTGGTATCGAAGATTTACAAGGTGGTGCCCCCAATCCTAACTGAAACCGGCAAGGTGAAGAACCCCTGGCCCAATGTAGATGCCCATTCCGGTGTCCTGCTGCAGTACTATGGCATGAAGGAGATGAACTACTACACCGTATTGTTTGGCGTTTCCCGTGCTCTCGGCGTCCTCGCCTCCCTGGTCTGGGATCGTGCCCTTGGCCTGCCCATCGAGCGTCCCAAGTCCTTCTCCACCGATATGCTCGTCCAGATGACAAAGAAGAAGTAA
- the LOC117783724 gene encoding zinc finger E-box-binding homeobox 1: protein MNSKRIKYTASDANVVGKEEQIVPVIIQQADEEEEEEVEEEDVEPTQYTYAYTTEDDDTETAVVTLSDRDHEALANAQEVIIDENGHAVTLQQLVENSTVEEVETIEQGDGTHTILHIVPTMDEEDDEEEDDEEEETLEQDDDEIVGVEHEEGEEHEEGEEEDDELGSIVFEGTIDHSPDSDSQSRNKTFYCPNCGNCYSAAGSLKLHMRACLRQRNEVSAEDRKCKVCSKIFNSVAYLKEHMMRHTGEQPFRCTRCYRKFVDESKYNTHMDSHKHQDKLEAEAEALAAQHGGKKVVVKEFTCSFCTQNFTVVFDVGQVKRRYACDTCRDKYSNAEALRQHKQQVEEKREFSCHRCGRKFVFEGFLQRHLPTCDGSIKRRRDMK from the coding sequence ATGAATTCAAAGCGCATTAAGTACACAGCGTCCGATGCGAATGTGGTGGGCAAGGAGGAGCAAATAGTGCCCGTTATCATTCAACAAGCGGacgaggaggaagaggaggaggtggaggaggaggacgtGGAGCCGACACAATATACGTATGCATATACCACCGAAGATGATGACACAGAGACAGCGGTGGTCACACTCAGCGATCGCGATCACGAGGCCCTGGCCAATGCCCAGGAGGTGATTATCGATGAGAACGGACATGCGGTCACACTGCAACAGCTGGTGGAGAACAGCACCGTGGAGGAGGTGGAGACCATAGAGCAGGGCGATGGCACGCATACCATACTGCATATTGTGCCCACCATGGACGAGGAGGACGACGAGGAAGAAGatgatgaggaggaggagacaCTGGAGCAGGATGACGATGAAATTGTGGGTGTGGAGCACGAGGAGGGTGAGGAGCACGAAGAAGGCGAGGAGGAGGACGACGAACTCGGTTCCATTGTCTTCGAGGGCACCATTGATCACAGTCCCGACTCCGATTCGCAGTCGCGCAACAAGACCTTCTATTGTCCCAATTGCGGTAATTGCTATAGTGCCGCCGGCTCCTTGAAGCTGCACATGCGCGCCTGTCTCCGGCAGCGAAATGAGGTGTCCGCCGAGGATCGCAAGTGCAAGGTGTGCAGCAAGATTTTCAATTCGGTTGCCTACCTCAAGGAGCACATGATGCGTCACACTGGCGAACAGCCGTTCCGTTGCACGCGCTGTTATCGCAAGTTTGTGGACGAGTCCAAATACAATACGCACATGGATTCGCACAAGCATCAGGACAAGCTGGAGGCGGAGGCAGAGGCGCTGGCAGCGCAGCATGGCGGCAAGAAGGTGGTGGTCAAGGAGTTCACCTGCTCCTTTTGCACCCAGAACTTTACCGTTGTCTTCGATGTGGGTCAGGTGAAGCGACGTTATGCGTGCGACACGTGTCGCGACAAATACTCGAATGCGGAGGCACTGCGTCAGCACAAGCAGCAGGTGGAGGAGAAGCGAGAGTTTAGCTGCCATCGCTGTGGACGCAAATTCGTGTTCGAAGGCTTCCTGCAGCGCCATCTGCCGACGTGCGATGGCAGCATCAAGCGACGTCGCGACATGAAGTAG
- the LOC117780832 gene encoding NADH dehydrogenase [ubiquinone] 1 alpha subcomplex subunit 13, whose protein sequence is MATALPHVPPKQDLPPPGGYKKIPFARVPPKSYFTGFTMLGTYLAVTIGGLGIYYLTAKKVKRDEIEMRSAQNVIFPVLIAERDREFLRQLRRNRDEEAELMKNVPGWEVGTWYGEPVFKTLPEDTLVTPIFKEFYAHTDWKSTAKRAHLKLWS, encoded by the exons ATGGCGACGGCCCTGCCGCATGTGCCCCCTAAACAGGACCTACCACCGCCCGGTGGCTACAAGAAAATTCCCTTTGCTCGTGTGCCGCCCAAGAGTTATTTTACAG GCTTCACCATGCTGGGCACCTATCTGGCCGTCACCATTGGTGGACTGGGCATCTACTATTTGACAGCCAAAAAGGTGAAACGCGACGAGATTGAAATGCGCTCCGCTCAGAATGTCATCTTTCCCGTGCTGATTGCGGAGCGCGATCGCGAATTTCTGCGTCAACTGCGCCGCAATCGTGACGAGGAGGCTGAGCTCATGAAGAACGTGCCCGGCTGGGAG gTGGGCACCTGGTACGGTGAGCCCGTGTTCAAGACGCTGCCCGAGGACACACTGGTCACGCCCATTTTCAAGGAGTTCTACGCCCACACCGACTGGAAATCAACCGCCAAGCGCGCACATCTGAAGCTCTGGTCCTAA
- the LOC117793620 gene encoding retinol dehydrogenase 12-like: MSEVVTPTTPTVFDPTAEAAEKALCFRGIWAWLVLILLIGLCVISVMWLLRKIIQGPVYRKKNRIDGKVVIVTGCNTGIGKETVLELARRGAKIYMACRDPARCEAARIEIIDRTQNQQLFNRSLDLGSLESVRNFVARFKAEETRLDLLINNAGIMACPRSLTADGYEQQFGVNHLGHFLLTNLLLDRLKQSSPSRIVVVSSAAHIFGRINRDDLMSERKYSKFFGAYSQSKLSNILFTRKLSTLLKDSGVTVNCCHPGVVRTELNRHFAGPNWLKSTLKVVSLYLFKTPRAGAQTSLRLALDPSLDGSSGDYYSDCMRFPLMPWARDMDTANWLWRESEKLVGLPPIEPPQAATNGQNGNGTHAANGAAVTVDTVVVDRTSS, from the coding sequence ATGTCGGAAGTTGTCACGCCGACGACGCCGACAGTTTTCGACCCAACCGCCGAAGCAGCCGAGAAGGCGCTCTGCTTTCGTGGCATTTGGGCGTGGCTGGTGTTGATCCTGCTGATTGGCTTGTGTGTGATCTCAGTGATGTGGCTGCTTCGTAAGATCATCCAAGGTCCGGTTTATCGCAAGAAGAATCGCATCGATGGCAAAGTGGTTATCGTAACCGGCTGCAATACGGGCATTGGCAAGGAGACGGTGCTGGAGTTGGCCCGAAGAGGAGCCAAGATCTATATGGCATGTCGGGATCCCGCACGCTGTGAGGCAGCTCGCATTGAGATCATTGATCGCACACAGAATCAACAGTTGTTCAATCGCAGCTTGGATCTGGGATCATTGGAGTCGGTGCGCAACTTTGTGGCAAGGTTCAAGGCGGAGGAAACCCGGCTCGATCTGCTGATCAACAATGCGGGCATCATGGCCTGTCCACGCTCCTTAACCGCTGATGGCTATGAGCAGCAGTTTGGCGTCAATCATCTGGGTCACTTTCTGCTAACGAATCTTCTGCTGGATCGTCTCAAGCAATCCTCTCCGAGTCGCATTGTTGTGGTCAGTTCGGCGGCACATATTTTTGGACGGATCAACCGTGATGATCTGATGAGCGAGCGGAAGTACAGTAAATTCTTTGGCGCGTACAGTCAGTCCAAATTGTCGAACATACTCTTTACACGGAAACTGTCCACGTTGCTCAAGGACTCCGGCGTTACGGTCAACTGCTGTCATCCGGGTGTGGTGCGCACGGAGCTAAATCGTCACTTTGCCGGACCCAACTGGTTGAAGAGTACACTCAAAGTGGTCTCGCTGTATCTGTTCAAGACGCCACGTGCCGGAGCACAGACCTCGTTGCGTCTGGCGCTCGATCCGTCGCTGGATGGATCCTCGGGTGACTATTACTCCGACTGCATGCGTTTCCCGCTGATGCCCTGGGCACGTGACATGGACACGGCCAATTGGCTTTGGCGTGAGAGCGAGAAACTTGTCGGTCTGCCTCCGATTGAACCGCCTCAGGCAGCGACCAATGGCCAAAATGGCAATGGAACACATGCAGCCAATGGAGCAGCCGTTACAGTGGACACTGTTGTCGTCGATCGCACATCCAGCTAA
- the LOC117793683 gene encoding serine/threonine-protein phosphatase 6 catalytic subunit, whose amino-acid sequence MGDVDKWIEIVKECKYLPENELKKLCDMVCDILLEETNIQPVSTPVTVCGDIHGQFYDLEQLFRTGGPVPDTNYIFMGDFVDRGYYSLETFTRLLTLKARYPSRITLLRGNHETRQITKVYGFFDECFSKYGNANGWKYCCKVFDLLTIAAIIDEEVLCVHGGLSPEIITLDQIRTIERNGEIPYKGAFCDLVWSDPEDMEYWGQSPRGAGWLFGHNVTKDFMTINNLDLICRAHQLVNEGIKYMFEGKLVTVWSAPNYCYRCGNVAAILSFDTAQERQTKIFLAVPDSERVIPKQNTTPYFL is encoded by the exons ATGGGTGATGTTGACAAATGGATTGAGATTGTGAAGGAGTGCAAGTATTTGCCCGAAAATGAATTAAAGAAACTCTGTGATATGGTCTGTGACATACTATTGGAGGAGACAAACATACAGCCAGTGAGCACGCCCGTCACAGTATGTGGCGACATACACGGCCAG TTCTATGATCTGGAGCAGCTGTTTCGAACCGGCGGCCCAGTGCCCGACACGAACTATATATTCATGGGCGATTTTGTTGATCGGGGCTATTATAGCTTGGAAACATTCACCAGACTGCTGACACTCAAGGCGCGATATCCAAGTCGGATTACGTTACTGCGGGGCAACCATGAAACGCGTCAGATAACAAAAGTCTACGGTTTCTTCGATGAGTGCTTCAGCAAGTATGGCAATGCGAATGGCTGGAAATATTGTTGCAAGGTCTTCGATCTGCTCACAATTGCTGCG ATCATTGACGAAGAAGTGCTTTGCGTCCACGGCGGCTTAAGCCCTGAGATTATAACCTTAGATCAAATACGGACAATCGAGCGCAATGGCGAGATACCCTATAAGGGTGCCTTCTGTGATCTGGTCTGGTCCGACCCGGAGGACATGGAATACTG GGGCCAGAGTCCGCGTGGTGCCGGCTGGTTATTTGGACATAATGTGACCAAGGACTTTATGACCATCAATAATCTGGATTTAATATGTCGAGCACATCAGCTGGTCAACGAGGGCATCAAATACATGTTTGAGGGCAAACTGGTTACCGTGTGGTCAGCGCCCAACTATTGTTATCGCTGCGGCAATGTGGCGGCAATTCTCAGCTTTGATACGGCGCAAGAGCGTCAAACAAAGATATTCCTAGCCGTTCCCGATTCGGAGCGTGTCATACCAAAACAGAATACGACGCCTTATTTCTTGTAA
- the LOC117793621 gene encoding retinol dehydrogenase 12-like gives MNTTNNKPTEEKTFCFRGIWAKLVPLLLIVLFVVLVLWLLRKFIQGPVYRKKNRIDGKVVIVTGCNTGIGKETVLELARRGAKIYMACRDPARCEAARIEIIDRTQNQQLFNRSLDLGSLESVRNFVARFKAEETRLDLLINNAGIMACPRSLTADGYEQQFGVNHLGHFLLTNLLLDRLKQSAPSRIVVVSSIAHLFGRINRDDLMGDRNYRKMMGAYTQSKLANVLFTRKLSTLLQGTGVTVNCCHPGLVRTELNRHFVAPRWILALLSIISLYFVKTPRAGAQTQLRLALDPVLENSSGDYYSDSLRFPLVPWARDKNTANWLWRESERLVGLPSIKQQTARDDESIKTVVISE, from the coding sequence ATGAATACGACAAATAATAAACCCACCGAGGAGAAGACGTTCTGCTTTCGGGGCATTTGGGCCAAACTCGTGCCGTTACTGCTGATTGTATTATTTGTAGTGTTAGTTTTATGGCTATTGCGGAAGTTTATTCAGGGTCCAGTTTATCGCAAGAAGAATCGCATCGATGGCAAAGTGGTTATCGTAACCGGCTGCAATACGGGCATTGGCAAGGAGACGGTGCTGGAGTTGGCCCGAAGAGGAGCCAAGATCTATATGGCATGTCGGGATCCCGCACGCTGTGAGGCAGCTCGCATTGAGATCATTGATCGCACACAGAATCAACAGTTGTTCAATCGCAGCTTGGATCTGGGATCATTGGAGTCGGTGCGCAACTTTGTGGCAAGGTTCAAGGCGGAGGAAACCCGCCTCGATCTGCTGATCAACAATGCGGGCATCATGGCCTGTCCACGTTCCTTAACCGCTGATGGCTATGAGCAGCAGTTTGGCGTCAATCATCTGGGTCACTTTCTGCTAACGAATCTTCTGCTGGATCGTCTCAAGCAATCCGCTCCGAGTCGCATTGTCGTGGTCAGTTCCATTGCACATCTCTTCGGTCGCATCAATCGTGATGATCTTATGGGCGATCGCAACTATCGAAAAATGATGGGAGCATACACTCAATCCAAACTGGCTAATGTCCTTTTCACACGCAAACTGTCCACGTTGCTCCAAGGCACTGGAGTCACGGTCAACTGTTGTCATCCCGGTTTGGTGCGCACGGAGCTGAATCGTCACTTTGTGGCCCCGAGATGGATTCTAGCCCTGCTCAGCATCATCTCGTTGTATTTCGTGAAAACGCCTCGAGCTGGCGCCCAAACGCAGCTGCGTCTCGCCCTTGATCCGGTGCTGGAAAACTCGTCGGGTGACTATTACTCGGATAGCTTACGTTTCCCACTGGTGCCTTGGGCACGTGACAAGAACACGGCCAATTGGCTTTGGCGCGAAAGTGAGAGACTTGTCGGTCTGCCTTCAATAAAACAGCAGACCGCACGTGATGATGAGTCAATTAAGACAGTCGTCATTAGTGAATAG